One Oncorhynchus kisutch isolate 150728-3 linkage group LG30, Okis_V2, whole genome shotgun sequence genomic window, GTTCACCTGTCAGCCCAGGGCTTATAGCCAACCCCACCCAAAGCACCTTGTTCCCAAAGACAGAGATATAGATGTGGTTCCAAACACCTATAACTGTAACACTGTAGCATCTTGTCAGGCTTAAACACTGTCTGTAGTTGAATGTGAAGACTTTGTTTTCATTGTCCCATACCTCCATTGACATTACTATGGACCCTCCAGTAGTTCACCATTCTTCTGTTTAGGGTAAAGCATAGTCAACACAGatctgtagaatagaatagaactttATTGTCCATCCAGGTCCTGTTCAACagtcgtgcactatatagggaatagggtgccatttgggacacattcagaACTCTGACCCTTAATCTAACAGAGTGGTTGATAATCCCTGGTAGGTtgacctctctctgtccctctgctgctGCTTCTCTCTGATGTCGACTGACATGCTGGAGAGACTCTCACctggagacaaacacacacttccaggtgaccctgcgtgtgtgtgtgtgtgtgtctgtgtgtctgtgtgtgtgtgtgtctgtgtgtgtctgtgtgtctgtgtgtctgtgtgtctgtgtgcctgtgtctgtgtctgtgtgtgtgcgtgtgtgtgtgtgtgtgtctgtgtgtgtctgtgtgtctgtgtgcctgtgtctgtggctgtgtctgtgtctgtgtctgtgtctgtgtctgtgtctgtgtctgtgtctgtgtgtctgtgtgtctgtgtgtgtgcgtgtgtgtgtgtgtgtctgtgtgtctgtgtgtgtgtgtgtgtgtgtgtttgtgtgtttgtgtgtgtgtgcatatcacaggtggctggtggcaccttaattggggaggacatactcatagtaatggctggaatagaataAGTTGAACGGTAATGAACAAATCAAACACAGATGACACTGGCGAAGGCTGAGGATGAAACGTGTGTCTATCTACCGACCTCTGATGGAAATAAATACTAAAAAGAAACCTCATCTCCTTTTTGAGTACAGACCATCTACACAATTATGGAATTACACGTTTTTGTtgacattccattcactccattccagccgttattatgagccatcctcccttcTGGAGCCTcctatggtatgtgtgtgtgtgtgtgtgtctgtgtgtgtgtgtgtgtgtgtgtgtgtgtgtacgtgtgtgtaagtgtgtgtgtgtgtgtgtgtacgtgtgtgtgtgtgtgtgtgtgtgcgtacgtgcgtgcgtgtgtgtgtacgtgtgtgtgtgtgtgtacgtgtgtgtgtgtgtgtgtacgtgtgtgtgtatgtgcatgtgtgtgtgtgtgtgtgtgtgtgtgtgtgtgtgtgtgtgtacgtgcatgtgtgtgtgtgtgtgtgtgtgtgtgtgtacgtgtgcgtacgtgtgtgtacgtgtgtgtacgtgtgtgtgtgtgtgtatgtgtgtgtgtgtgtgtgtgtgtgtgtgtgtgtgtgtgtgtgtacgtgtgtgtgtgtgtgtgtacgtgtgtgtacgtgtgtgtgtgtgtgtgtgtgtgtgtgtgtgtgtgtgtgcgtacgtgtgtgtacgtgtgtgtacgtgtgtgtgtgtgtgtgtgtgtgtgtgtgtgtgtgtgtacgtgtgtgtacgtgtgtgtgtgtgtgtgtgtgtgtgtgtgtgtgtgtgtgtgtgtgtgtgtgtgtgtgtgtgtacgtgtgtgtacgtgtgtgtgtgtacgtgtgtgtgtacgtgtgtgtgtgtacgtgtgtgtacgtgtgtgtgtacgtgtgcgtacGTGTGCTTGTAACATACATAAATCCATCATTCCTAACACTGTCATCctgtgtttgacctgaagaaacctttccagccctctctctccacctgatCCTAGTTACGTAATGTGTAATGTGTATTTACAGTTCAGCAGGCAGTATCCATATATCTCACCATACTTCTTCTGAAAGGTAAACAATTACAAAATAATAGATGGTGACCTGTTGTTGTGCTGGCCATAGGGAAGAGTGTAGAAGAGATGGTGACCTGTTGTTGTGCTGGCCATAGGGAAGAGTGTAGAAGAGATGGTGACCTGTTGTTGTGCTGGCCATAGGGAAGAGTGTAGAAGAGATGGTAACCTGTTGTTGTGCTGGCCATAGGGAAGAGTGTAGAAGAGATGGTAACCTGTTGTTGTGCTGGCCATAGGGAAGAGTGTAGAAGAGATGGTGACCTGTTGTTGTGCTGGCCATAGGGAAGAGTGTAGAAGAGATGGTAACCTGTTGTTGTGCTGGCCATAGGGAAGAGTGTAGAAGAGATGGTAACCTGTTGTTGTGCTGGCCATAGGGAAGAGTGTAGAAGAGATGGTGACCTGTTGTTGTGCTGGCCATAGGGAAGAGTGTAGAAGAGATGGTAACCTGTTGTTGTGCTGGCCATAGGGAAGAGTGTAGAAGAGATGGTAACCTGTTGTTGTGCTGGCCATAGGGAAGAGTGTAGAAGAGATGGTGACCTGTTGTTGTGCTGGCCATAGGGAAGAGTGTAGAAGAGATGGTGACCTGTTGTTGTGCTGGCCATAGGGAAGAGTGTAGAAGAGATGGTGACCTGTTGTTGTGCTGGCCATAGGGAAGAGTGTAGAAGAGATGGTAACCTGTTGTTGTGCTGGCCATAGGGAAGATGGTAACCTGTTGTTGTGCTGGCCATAGGGAAGAGTGTAGAAGAGATGGTGACCTGTTGTTGTGCTGGCCATAGGGAAGAGTGTAGAAGAGATGGTAACCTGTTGTTGTGCTGGCCATAGGGAAGAGTGTAGAAGAGATGGTAACCTGTTGTTGTGCTGGCCATAGGGAAGAGTGTAGAAGAGATGGTAACCTGTTGTTGTGCTGGCCATAGGGAAGAGTGTAGAAGAGATGGTAACCTGTTGTTGTGCTGGCCATAGGGAAGAGTGTAGAAGAGATGGTAACCTGTTGTTGTGCTGGCCATAGGGAAGAGTGTAGAAGAGATGGTaacctgttgttgtgctggacatAGGGAAGAGTGTAGAAGAGATGGTAACCTGTTGTTGTGCTGGCCATAGGGAAGAGTGTAGAAGAGATGGTAACCTGTTGTTGTGCTGGCCATAGGGAAGAGTGTAGAAGATATGGTAACCTGTTGTTGTGCTGGCCATAGGGAAGAGTGTAGAAGAGATGGTAACCTGTTGTTGTGCTGGCCATAGGGAAGAGTGTAGAAGAGATGGTAACCTGTTGTTGTGCTGGCCATAGGGAAGAGTGTAGAAGAGATGGTAACCTGTTGTTGTGCTGGCCATAGGGAAGAGTGTAGAAGAGATGGTAACCTGTTGTTGTGCTGGCCATAGGGAAGAGTGTAGAAGAGATGGTAACCTGTTGTTGTGCTGGCCATAGGGAAGAGTGTAGAAGAGATGGTAACCTGTTGTTGTGCTGGCCATAGGGAAGAGTGTAGAAGAGATGGAAAAAAGTATTGCTGTCTATCaaaaatgacaagccaccagggaatgtcaatctggatggaaaataaCGGAGgttaatagcagacgatattgccactcctatttgccacatctttaTTATAAGCCTAATAGAAAGTGTTTGCCCTCAAgtctggagggaagctaaagtcatttcGTTACCCAAGATTAATAAAGCCCCCTTTAACTGGCTCAAATTGCCGACCAATCAGTCTGTTACCAACCCTTTGTAAACTTCTgaaaaaaaatggtgtttgaccagatacaatgctatttcacagtaaataaATTTACAGCAGACTTTCAGCACacaaggacactcaacaagcacagcacttaacataaatgactgatgattggctgagagaaattgatgataaaattattgtgggggctgtcttgttagacttcagtgcagcttttgacattatcgatcatagtctgctgctggaaaaacatatgtgttatggctttacaccccctgctaaaacatatgtgttatggctttacaccccctgctaaaacatgtgtgttatggctttacaccccctgctaaaacatatgtgttatggctttacaccccctgctaaaacatatgtgttatggctttacaccccctgctaaaacatatgtgttatggctttacaccccctgctaaaacatgtgtgttatggctttacaccccctgctaaaacatgtgtgttatggctttacaccccctgctataatgtggataaagagttacctgtctaacagaacacagagggggttctttaatggaagcctctcaaatataatccaggtagaatcaggaattacccacagtagctgtttaggcccccaATCTTTGCTAACGACATACCAATAGCTGTGAGTAAAGcaagtgtgtctatgtatgcagatgactcaacactatacacgtcagctactacagcgactgaaatgactgcaacacttaacaaagagctgcagttagtttcgaAATGAGTAGCAAGgtataagttagccctaaatatttccaaaactaaaagcattgtattttggaacaaaacactcactaaaccctaaacctcaactacatctcgtTATAATGAAAAACGTGGaaattgaggtgactaaactgcttggagtaacactagacagtaaactgtcatggtcaaaacatgttgatacaacaatagttaagatggggagaagtctgtctataataaagcgctgctctaccttcttaacaacactatcaacaaggcaggtcctacaggccctagtttctaccttcttaacaacactatcaacaaggccggtcctacaggccctggtttctaccttcttaacaacactatcaacaaggcaggtcctacaggccctagtttctaccttcttaacaacactatcaacaaggccggtcctacatgccctagtttctaccttcttaacaacactatcaacaaggccggtcctacatgccctagtttctaccttcttaacaacactatcaacaaggccggtcctacaggccctggttttgttgcacctggactactgttcagtagtgtggtcaggtgccacaaacaGGGACTTAGGAAAaatgcagttggctcagaacagggcagtacagctggcccttaaatgtacacggagagctaacattaatgacatggatgtcaatctctcatggctcaaagtgaagAGAGATTTACTTCCTCATTGCTTGTTTTTctaagaggtgttgacaagctgaaggtaccgagctgtctgtttaaaatactagcacacagctctgacacccatgcataccccacaagatatGACACCAGTCCAGAACAGattatgggaggcacacagtacttcatagagccatgactacatggaactctattccacagtactacatagagccatgactacatggaactctattccacagtactacatagagccatgactacatggaactctattccacagtactacatagagccatgactacatggaactctattccacagtactacatagagccatgactacatggaactctattccacatcaggtaactgatgcaagcagcaGAATCAAATTTTaaaagcaggtaaaaatacaccttatggaacagcgggggactgtgaagcaacacaaacataggcacagacacatacatacacacacatgataacgtTTGTTATCTGTatctattatggatccccattagctgctgccaaagcagcaaaGCTGGTGtgcagcaaaattaaggcagtttataccattttaaaacattacaatgaaTTCACAGATTTCCAAACACTCcttgtgccctcaggccccttctccaccaccacatatctacagtactaaatctatatgtgtgtatagtgcgtatgttattgtgtgtgtgtgtgtgtgtgtgtgtgtgtgtgtgtgtgtgtgtgtgtgtgtgtgtgtgtgtgtgtgtgtgtgtgtgtgtgtatgtgccaatgttcgtgttgcttcacagtccccgctgttccataaggtgttttttcaATCTGTTTtctaaatctaattttactgctggcatgagttacttgatgtggaatagagttccatgtagtcatggctctatgtagtactgtgtgcctcccatagtctgttctggactgtgaagagacttctcgtggcttgtcttgtggggtatgcatgggtgtccgagctgcgtgccagtagtttagacagacagctctgtgtaTTCAACATATCattacctctcataaataaaagtagtgatgatgtcaatctctcctccactttcagccaggagagattgacatgcatattattaatacggtgccttgcaaaagtattcatcccccttggtgtttttcctattttgttgcattacaacctgtaatttaaatggatttttatttggatttcatgtaatggacagacacaaaatagtccaaattggtgaagtgaaatttaaaataCTATTTAAAAAGGTGGTgcatgtatacagt contains:
- the LOC116358540 gene encoding uncharacterized protein LOC116358540, yielding MASTTTGYHLFYTLPYGQHNNRLPSLLHSSLWPAQQQVTISSTLFPMASTTTGYHLFYTLPYGQHNNRLPSLLHSSLWPAQQQVTISSTLFPMASTTTGYHIFYTLPYGQHNNRLPSLLHSSLWPAQQQVTISSTLFPMSSTTTGYHLFYTLPYGQHNNRLPSLLHSSLWPAQQQVTISSTLFPMASTTTGYHLFYTLPYGQHNNRLPSLLHSSLWPAQQQVTISSTLFPMASTTTGYHLFYTLPYGQHNNRLPSLLHSSLWPAQQQVTISSTLFPMASTTTGYHLFYTLPYGQHNNRLPSLLHSSLWPAQQQVTISSTLFPMASTTTGYHLFYTLPYGQHNNRLPSLLHSSLWPAQQQVTISSTLFPMASTTTGHHLFYTLPYGQHNNRSPSIIL